The DNA window CCCCTGAAATCATGGTTGGGTTTGTCAGCGTCCTCCAAGAACTCCTGAATATTAGGGTAGGTCCCCAATAAAATATTTCGTGGCCTGTCAGTTGTAAAGCCAAGTTGGTTGAAATAGATATTGAATGTGCCGAAGACGGTAGTGATGCTTTCGCCCTCAGCCAGTTCCTCTTCCTGGGTATCTCTAGTCTGGTAGCCATATATTTGTCCCCAGTCATCTCCAAATTTCATCTGAATACTAGGAAAATAGAAAAGCTTTGAATAGTCATCCACACACAAGACCAGCCTTCCTGGATCCCTGGCACCCTCCCCCCACTCTCTTTTGGCTTCTTGAGACCTACTAGTCTCTGAGTGTGGCAAAGTTTGCACACTGTCTTCAATCTTTCTGGCTCTTCCCCTCTCCATTCCTCATGTGTCTGGTGTCCTCTGAGCACAGCACAGAAACCCACCCCAGGCCTCAAGCCCCCAGTCTTAAAGGACTGACTTTGGGTTTTCTGCTTCCAACATACCTTACCACTAATATCTAGTCTGAGGTCCACTCTGACCCTCACTGCTAAGACCCTAACCTGACAGATTAGATTTTGCTATCAAGTGTGGGGACTGAGGGACCTTTTGTGGTTGACTTGAGTAGGGAGAAGCATCTCCAGCCATCTTCAATCAACCCGGGAGGCAACAGCAGGGTTCAGTAGGAATAGGCCTGTGTTCAGGACAGGTGACAAGGGGACAGAGACAAGCCAAAGGTTTGGCTGGTGTTTCTGTGACTCTGAAAATGAAATGGCCTTAACAAGCCCTGGAAGCCAGATGGGGATTCTGTGGGAAGCCTCTCTTAGTGGACCATCTACGTGGGTTCCTGACACCATGTGAAGAACTGGGACCCAGTGGTAGGGGCTGTGGCCCTGAGCCCACTTACCCGGCAATCGCACGACCTTTAAAATATACCCGAATTCCTTTGAAGGCTTTTCCTTCGGGTGCTGTAGTGCAGAAATGTGTGCCAACTTTTTTACCATAGTAATCTGTGTGGATGAAAACCCAGAAAAGAGAGAGCCCATCAGCCATGTGGATAAACTGTCTTCCCACCCTTGAAGCAGAGAAGGAGAGTCCCATGACAATATGGAGTCTGTGACAAAGGCTGGGAAGAGTCCCCATGTCTCCTGGGTTGAGAACAATGAGGTGGCCACCAGGGAGAGGAGCAGACTCCAGACCTGACTTACTTTCTGCCGAAAAGGTGGGGGTCCCCAGGAGGGCTAGGACCAGCAAGGACAGCATGGCCTCCAGCCGAAACATCTGAAGCTCTGAGGGAAAGAGCAAAGGCTACTCAGCTCCTAGACAGGGAGGCAGCTGGACTTCGCCGTGCCCACCCCCGGGAGCCATGGCACCTTACCTGGCTGGGAGAATTCTCTCTGGGTGTCTGTACttggacctccttcccttccccttatATGCTCCTGGAGTCTCTTGGGCCCCTGTCCAGGAGGAAGGAGCCACAGGCCATCAGAGGAACAGGAAGGAGCTGTGGGGGGCTCTCCCTGGGGGAGTTCCGAAAGCCATCTGGGGAAGCTCCCGGACACACTGTTTGCCCACTTGGCACTGCAGCCTACATCAACAGGGCTGGTGACAGTGACAAGTATTTGTTTCCATTGTCACCTCTGGGTTCTCTCTCATGGGCACCTGATCAGAACTTGACTGTAGACGTGGGGGAGGTTTGCTGAGAACCCTGCTCAGCCTGGCAGGTGTCAACCAGCTATGGGTGACAGAACTACTGACCTCAGCAACTGTACAGAGCAGGCCCAGGGCCTCAGTAAATTGAGGCAGCCTCCTGGTCTCTCCTACTACGAAGAGTCCCTC is part of the Meriones unguiculatus strain TT.TT164.6M chromosome 11, Bangor_MerUng_6.1, whole genome shotgun sequence genome and encodes:
- the LOC110544719 gene encoding prostatic spermine-binding protein-like gives rise to the protein MFRLEAMLSLLVLALLGTPTFSAENYYGKKVGTHFCTTAPEGKAFKGIRVYFKGRAIAGIQMKFGDDWGQIYGYQTRDTQEEELAEGESITTVFGTFNIYFNQLGFTTDRPRNILLGTYPNIQEFLEDADKPNHDFRGLCGFYVVGGFRSLSIRWGTVNGTCSN